Proteins encoded in a region of the Megalops cyprinoides isolate fMegCyp1 chromosome 3, fMegCyp1.pri, whole genome shotgun sequence genome:
- the ankhd1 gene encoding ankyrin repeat and KH domain-containing protein 1 isoform X4 — translation MQDAVAGTAMLTDGFEDEIDSVTPRSPAVGMGVGATPGAGLGGLGIGVGGKKVRLFGEAGGPAADRLDFKLAAAAVLSSGPGSGSDEDEVSEVESFILDQEDLDNPMLKTASELLLSSAADGTDLRTVDPETQARLEALLEAAGIGKLSTADGKAFADPEVLRRLTSSVSCALDEAAAALTRMRAENTLNAGQADNRSLAEACSDGDVNAVRKLLDEGRSVNEHTEEGESLLCLACSAGYYELAQVLLAMHANVEDRGIKGDITPLMAAASGGYVDIVKLLLVHGADVNAQSSTGNTALTYACAGGFVDVVKVLLKEGANIEDHNENGHTPLMEAASAGHVEVARVLLDYGAGINTHSNEFKESALTLACYKGHLDMVRFLLEAGADQEHKTDEMHTALMEACMDGHVEVARLLLDSGAQVNMPADSFESPLTLAACGGHVELAALLIERGANLEEVNDEGYTPLMEAAREGHEEMVALLLAQGANINAQTEETQETALTLACCGGFLEVADFLIKAGADIELGCSTPLMEAAQEGHLELVKYLLAAGANVHATTATGDTALTYACENGHTDVADVLLQTGADLEHESEGGRTPLMKAARAGHLCTVQFLISKGANVNRATANNDHTVVSLACAGGHLAVVELLLAHGADPTHRLKDGSTMLIEAAKGGHTNVVSYLLDYPNNILSVPAPDLSQLTPPSHDTSQVPRVPFQALAMVVPPQEPDRVPSTHTAPPPVAIKGASKQRPGPLQAGGVTAGGPDADLLPPFHPYQPLECIVEETEGKLNELGQRISAIEKAQLQSLELIQGEPLTKDKIEELKKSREEQVQKKKKILKELQKVERQLQLKTQQQFTKEYMEAKGPPGAGGGAGTGPGAAAPPPHPARPGSDGDGEGGDPEDGGSRRAPPAEEDEEEDDEDDDDDDEEEDDEEEDEEEEEDDYTKLPQVDTILYREAQQPPPPPPPQTHGQPPAPPTQTGFVPIQPLAAQQSTDFGSADYPGSASPDLQRVLVSQQMLGPGLLTQATDGLMVATPAQTLTDTLDDIMAAVSSRVPMLNTTTSPTPQPSTQTSGAAVSPPSMLPLYPSVDIDAHTESNHDTALTLACAGGHEELVSVLIARGANIEHRDKKGFTPLILAATAGHVGVVEILLDKGGDIEAQSERTKDTPLSLACSGGRQEVVELLLLRGANKEHRNVSDYTPLSLAASGGYVNIIKILLNAGAEINSRTGSKLGISPLMLAAMNGHVPAVKLLLDMGSDINAQIETNRNTALTLACFQGRAEVVSLLLDRKANVEHRAKTGLTPLMEAASGGYAEVGRVLLDKGADVNAPPVPSSRDTALTIAADKGHYKFCELLINRGAHIDVRNKKGNTPLWLAANGGHFDVVQLLVQAGADVDAADNRKITPLMAAFRKGHVKVVQYLVKEVNQFPSDIECMRYIATIADKELLKKCHQCMETIVKAKDQQAAEANKNASILLKELDLEKSREESKKQALAAKREKRKEKRKKKKEEQKRKLEEEEAKVKEVSEMQDQGKDSAEEAEVPIEPPSATTTTTIGISATSPTFTCAFGKKRANAVATPSANRKSKKNKTKDSPSEPIILQDPQLVLAQQKADKNKIHGEPRGGGAPGGNSDSDNLDSTDCNSESSSGSKSQELNYLPDLPSSSSSSSSSSSSTSAPSGPSHPAPVPEKRQCPSLHGSRDDKVTVSISKPQQKMQDSPSDLTPNSFSSVLKTMSLPVVSPNGKMNLTSPKRGQKREDGWKEVVRRSKKLSVPASVVSRIMGRGGCNITAIQDVTGAHIDVDKQKDKNGERMITIRGGTESTRHAVQLINALIQDPAKELEDLIPRNHIRTPGTNTRVGSTFTTSTGATSTTAASSKGLASVVPSSSVSFQPSSPSAPQQGGGKLGKSLSPGVRPPFVSLPLAYAHPQLALLAAQTMHQIRHPRLPMAQFGGTFSPSPNTWGPFPVRPVSPGSANSSPKHNGASTATPTPRPGASHPEYAAASNPSGPAPATPTPTSSGPAPPCLPGTPAPSSVRKQLFSSEPKTVTSAVSSACSTRASSSPAPLVSAPPTTPPTPPPPPPIALPTSQQQQQQQLSAPKPEPCATATPVKEKPSLEQSAVPVLGGASDGAGPLAFPAPPTALPSHPPQPESRQQLPLPFAPSTEPAPLPTVPSCSGLPSSRPAAAAASVTSVHTHTHTHAHTHASATLPHFAAPAPRVSPRMQPAGPFYPLAPGGALQDQASVFVPPGGGVSQEPLKQQQQPGLAPPSLQMSPAVGVMNGSQVHIHGGKTQLPPNFGPAALFNHFSSIFDGGQVGNSQVWGACHLPTRTPPDQAYGAPPAYMGGVGQMESVLPPPPDGSKAPGYRCATQRIVSSPMGVHPMDPSGNSISTSAALTSFATSISGSPVFLQGPAPVGTPSFSRQHFSPHPWSASTSCESPVPSVSSGASSPLSVSAAAPAMIQAKPSGSGQQDRKVPPPIGTERLARIRQTGSVNPAMLTTSYTAPVGQGGIWSFGVGSASEAMSGWSQPLISSHLLHQQLPEQSAFSQHQPMERDDTGIVAPSNTFPQPVPSSFMDFPKGLPMSMYGGTMIPPHPPMAEGPGAPMYNGLHTADPAWNPILKVVPNSAENSDPQQVWPGTWAPHVGNVHLNHVN, via the exons gtgGAGTCTTTCATACTGGATCAGGAGGACCTGGACAACCCCATGCTGAAGACTGCGTCAGAGCTGCTCCTGTCGAGTGCTGCAGATGGCACTGACCTGAGAACAGTGGATCCAGAGACACAGGCCAGGCTAGAGGCGCTGCTGGAGGCCGCAG GCATCGGTAAACTCTCCACTGCCGATGGTAAAGCGTTCGCAGATCCCGAGGTGCTGCGCCGGCTGACGTCGTCGGTGAGCTGCGCGCTGGACGAGGCCGCCGCCGCCCTCACGCGCATGAGGGCCGAGAACACGCTCAACGCCGGCCAGGCCGACAA CCGCAGCCTGGCGGAGGCCTGCTCGGACGGGGACGTGAACGCGGTGAGGAAGCTGCTGGACGAGGGCCGCAGCGTCAACGAGCACACCGAGGAGGGGGAGAGCCTGCTGTGCCTCGCCTGCTCCGCCGGCTACTACGAGCTGGCGCAG GTCCTGTTAGCCATGCACGCTAACGTGGAGGACCGGGGCATTAAGGGTGACATCACACCTCTGATGGCAGCAGCCAGTGGCGGATACGTGGACATAGTCAAACTACTCCTGGTACACGGGGCGGACGTCAACGCACAGTCCTCTACAG GTAACACGGCGCTGACGTACGCGTGCGCGGGCGGCTTCGTGGACGTGGTGAAGGTGCTCCTGAAGGAGGGCGCCAACATCGAGGACCACAACGAGAACGGCCACACGCCGCTGATGGAGGCGGCCAGCGCCGGGCACGTGGAGGTGGCCCGCGTGCTGCTGGACTACGGAGCCGGCATCAACACCCACTCCAACGAGTTCAAGGAAAGTGCACTTACCCTGGCCTGCTACAAAG GACACTTGGACATGGTGCGCTTTCTGCTGGAGGCCGGTGCCGACCAGGAGCACAAGACAGACGAGATGCACACGGCGCTCATGGAGGCCTGCATG GACGGGCACGTGGAGGTGGCGCGGCTGCTGTTGGACAGCGGGGCGCAGGTGAACATGCCGGCGGACTCGTTCGAGTCGCCGCTGACGCTGGCGGCCTGCGGGGGCCACGTGGAGCTGGCCGCCCTGCTCATCGAGCGAGGGGCCAACCTGGAGGAGGTGAACGACGAGGGCTACACGCCCCTCATGGAGGCGGCGCGGGAGGGACACGAGGAGATGGTGGCCCTGCTGCTGGCGCAAG GTGCCAACATCAACGCCCAGACGGAGGAGACGCAGGAGACGGCCCTTACGCTGGCCTGCTGCGGCGGCTTCCTGGAGGTGGCCGACTTCCTGATCAAGGCGGGGGCAGACATCGAGCTGGGCTGCTCCACGCCGCTCATGGAGGCTGCGCAGGAGGGCCACCTGGAGCTCGTCAAGTACCTGCTGGCCGCAG GGGCGAACGTTCACGCTACCACGGCGACAGGGGACACAGCGCTGACATACGCCTGCGAGAACGGACACACGGACGTCGCGGACGTGCTGCTGCAGACCGGGGCTGATCTG GAACACGAGTCTGAAGGAGGCAGAACGCCGTTGATGAAAGCTGCCAGAGCGGGACACCTGTGTACTGTACAGTTCCTGATCAGCAAAG GTGCAAATGTGAACAGAGCCACAGCCAACAACGACCACACGGTGGTGTCACTGGCCTGTGCGGGGGGCCACCTGGCTgtggtggagctgctgctggcccacGGAGCGGACCCCACCCACAGACTGAAG gacgGTTCGACCATGCTCATTGAAGCTGCTAAGGGCGGTCACACCAACGTGGTCTCCTACCTGCTAGACTACCCAAACAACATCCTCTCCGTTCCCGCGCCCGACCTGTCCCAGctcacacccccctcccacgATACGTCTCAG GTTCCTCGAGTTCCATTCCAAGCCCTGGCCATGGTGGTGCCCCCCCAGGAGCCTGACAGAGTGCCCTCCACCCACACGGCCCCCCCGCCAGTCGCAATCAAAG GTGCGTCCAAGCAAAGGCCGGGCCCCCTGCAGGCGGGCGGCGTCACTGCGGGCGGGCCGGACGCGGACCTGCTGCCCCCCTTCCACCCGTACCAGCCGCTGGAGTGCATCGTGGAGGAGACGGAGGGCAAGCTGAACGAGCTGGGCCAGCGCATCAGCGCCATCGAGAAGGCCCAGCTGCAGTCGCTGGAGCTCATCCAGGGCGAGCCGCTCACCAAAGACAAGAtcgaggagctgaagaagagcCGCGAGGAGCAGgtgcagaagaagaagaagatcctgaaggagctgcagaaggTGGAgcggcagctgcagctcaaGACGCAGCAGCAGTTCACCAAAGAGTACATGGAGGCCAAGGGGCCCCCGGGGGCCGGGGGCGGCGCGGGGACGGGGCCCGGGGCGGCGGCCCCTCCGCCGCACCCCGCCCGGCCCGGCTCCGACGGCGACGGGGAGGGCGGCGACCCCGAGGACGGCGGCAGCCGGCGGGCGCCCCCTGcggaggaggacgaggaagaggatgaCGAGGACGACGACGATGAcgacgaggaggaggacgacgaggaggaggatgaggaggaggaagaggacgacTACACCAAGCTGCCGCAGGTGGACACCATCCTGTATCGGGAGGCGCAgcagcccccgcccccgccccccccgcagACGCACGGccagccccctgcccccccgaCGCAGACGGGCTTCGTCCCCATCCAGCCGTTGGCTGCACAGCAGTCCACCGACTTTGGCAGCGCCGACTACCCCGGCAGTGCCAGCCCTGACCTGCAGAGGGTGCTGGTGAGCCAGCAGATGCTGGGCCCAGGCCTCCTCACCCAGGCCACCGACGGCCTCATGGTGGCCACGCCCGCCCAGACGCTCACAGACACGCTGGACGACATCATGGCAG CGGTGAGCAGCAGAGTGCCTATGTTGAACACTACGACCTCGCCCACCCCCCAGCCTTCCACGCAGACCTCCGGCGCCGccgtctcccccccctccaTGCTTCCGCTATACCCCTCTGTGGACATCGACGCTCAT ACGGAGAGCAACCACGACACGGCGCTGACGCTGGCCTGTGCCGGGGGCCACGAGGAGCTGGTGTCCGTGCTGATCGCCCGCGGGGCCAACATTGAGCACCGGGACAAGAAGG GCTTCACTCCTCTGATCCTGGCTGCCACGGCTGGCCATGTGGGGGTTGTGGAGATCCTGCTGGACAAAGGGGGCGACATCGAGGCCCAGTCTGAGAGAACCAAAgacacacccctctccctggcCTGTTCAGGGGGCCGACAAGAG GTGGTGGAACTGCTGCTGCTTCGTGGGGCCAATAAGGAGCACCGCAACGTGTCGGACTACACCCCCCTCAGCCTGGCCGCCTCAGGGGGCTACGTCAACATCATCAAGATCCTGCTCAATGCCGGCGCCGAGATCAACTCCAG GACCGGCAGCAAGCTGGGCATCTCCCCGCTGATGCTGGCCGCCATGAACGGCCACGTCCCCGCGGTCAAGCTGCTGCTGGACATGGGCTCGGACATCAACGCGCAGATCGAGACCAACCGCAACACGGCGCTGACGCTGGCCTGCTTCCAGGGCCGCGCCGAGGTGGTCAGCCTGCTGCTGGACCGCAAGGCCAACGTGGAGCACCGGGCCAAG acCGGGCTCACCCCCCTCATGGAGGCAGCGTCAGGAGGCTACGCCGAGGTGGGCCGCGTGCTGCTGGACAAGGGCGCAGACGTGAACGCTCCCCCGGTCCCCTCGTCCCGGGACACCGCCCTCACCATCGCTGCCGACAAGGGCCACTACAAGTTCTGCGAGCTGCTCATCAACAG agGAGCCCACATCGACGTGCGCAATAAGAAGGGGAACACGCCACTGTGGCTGGCGGCCAATGGGGGGCACTTTGACGTGGTGCAGCTGCTGGTGCAGGCAGGCGCAGATGTGGACGCCGCCGACAACCGCAAGATCACTCCGCTCATGGCGGCGTTCCGCAAG GGTCACGTGAAGGTGGTGCAGTACCTGGTGAAGGAAGTCAACCAGTTCCCCTCTGACATTGAGTGCATGAGATACATTGCCACCATTGCCGATAAG gagctgctgaagaagTGTCACCAGTGCATGGAGACCATCGTCAAAGCCAAAGACCAGCAGGCGGCCGAGGCCAACAAGAACGCCAGCATcctgctgaaggagctggacCTGGAGAAG TCCCGCGAGGAGAGCAAGAAGCAGGCCCTGGCGGCCAAGCGGGAGAAGCGCAAGGAGAAAcgcaagaagaagaaggaggagcagaagaggaagctggaggaggaggaggccaagGTCAAGGAGGTCTCCGAAATGCAGGACCAGGGGAAGGACTCTGCCGAAG AGGCAGAGGTCCCCATCGAGCCCCCCAGCgcgaccaccaccaccaccatcggCATCTCGGCCACCTCCCCGACCTTCACCTGCGCCTTCGGCAAGAAGCGGGCCAACGCCGTGGCCACGCCCAGCGCCAACCGCAAGAGCAAGAAGAACAAGACCAAGGACTCCCCGAGCGAGCCCATCATCCTGCAGGACCCCCAGCTGGTGCTGGCGCAGCAGAAGGCCGACAAGAACAAGATCCACGGGGAGCCGCGGGGGGGCGGGGCGCCGGGGGGCAACAGCGATTCGGACAACCTGGACAGCACCGACTGCAACAGTGagagcagcagcggcagcaagAGCCAGGAGCTCAACTACCTGCCCGacctgccctcctcctcttcctcctcctcgtcctcctcttcctccacgTCCGCGCCCTCCGGCCCCTCCCACCCCGCGCCCGTCCCCGAGAAGAGACAGTGCCCCTCCCTGCACGGCTCGCGGGACGACAAGGTCACCGTGTCCATCTCCAAACCGCAGCAGAA AATGCAAGACTCCCCCAGTGACTTGACTCCCAACTCCTTCTCCTCGGTGCTGAAGACCATGTCCCTGCCCGTGGTGTCCCCCAACGGCAAGATGAACCTCACTAGTCCCAAAAGGGGCCAGAAGAGAGAGGATGGCTGGAAGGAGGTGGTGCGGAG GTCTAAGAAGCTGTCGGTCCCGGCGTCAGTGGTGTCCCGGATCATGGGCAGAGGCGGCTGCAACATCACGGCCATCCAGGACGTGACGGGCGCGCACATCGACGTGGACAAGCAGAAGGACAAGAACGGGGAGAGGATGATCACCATCAG agggGGCACGGAGTCAACGAGACATGCTGTGCAGCTGATCAACGCCCTGATCCAGGACCCCGCAAAAGAGCTGGAAGACCTGATCCCCCGAAACCACATCCGCACCCCCGGCACCAACACCAGGGTGGGCTCCACCTTCACCACCTCCACGGGGGCCACCAGCACCACGGCCGCCAGCTCCAAGGGCCTGGCGTCGGTGGTGCCGTCGTCCTCGGTGTCCTTCCAGCCCTCCTCGCCCTCCGCCCCTCAGCAGGGCGGCGGCAAGCTGGGCAAGAGCCTGTCGCCCGGGGTGCGGCCCCCCTTCGTCTCGCTGCCCCTGGCCTACGCCCACCCGCAGCTCGCCCTGCTGGCCGCGCAGACCATGCACCAGATCCGCCACCCTCGGCTGCCCATGGCGCAGTTCGGCGGCACCTTCTCCCCGTCGCCCAACACCTGGGGCCCGTTCCCGGTGCGGCCCGTCAGCCCGGGGAGCGCCAACAGCTCTCCAAAACACAATGGCGCCAGCACGGCCACGCCCACGCCCAGGCCGGGCGCCTCCCACCCGGAGTACGCAGCCGCCTCCAACCCCAGCGGCCCCGCCCCTGCCACGCCCACACCCACCAGCTccggccccgccccgccctgcctCCCCGGCACCCCCGCCCCTTCCTCGGTCAGGAAGCAGCTGTTTTCCTCTGAGCCCAAGACGGTCACTAGCGCTGTGAGCAGCGCCTGCAGCACGCGGGCCTCCagctcccccgcccccctcgtCTCAGCCCCGCCCACCACGCCTCCaaccccgcctccccctccacccATCGCCCTGCCTACAtcgcaacagcagcagcaacagcagctctcAGCCCCCAAACCCGAACCCTGCGCCACTGCCACGCCCGTAAAAGAGAAGCCGTCTCTGGAGCAGTCAGCCGTGCCCGTTCTGGGTGGAGCGTCTGATGGAGCCGGTCCCTTGGCCTTCCCGGCCCCGCCCACcgctctcccctcccaccccccgcAGCCGGAGTCCCGGCAGCAGCTGCCCCTGCCCTTCGcccccagcacagagcccgCGCCCCTGCCCACGGTCCCCTCCTGCTCTGGCCTGCCCTCGTCCCGCccggcagcggcagcagcctCCGTCACATctgtgcacacgcacacgcacacgcacgcccACACGCATGCCAGCGCCACCTTACCTCACTTCGCCGCGCCCGCGCCCCGAGTGTCCCCGCGCATGCAGCCCGCCGGCCCCTTCTATCCGCTGGCACCGGGGGGCGCTCTGCAGGACCAGGCCTCCGTGTTCGTGCCCCCCGGAGGAGGGGTGTCGCAGGAGCccctgaagcagcagcagcagccgggTCTGGCCCCGCCCTCCCTGCAGATGTCCCCCGCCGTCGGCGTAATGAACGGCTCCCAGGTGCACATCCACGGCGGGAAGACCCAGTTGCCGCCCAACTTCGGCCCCGCCGCCCTCTTCAACCACTTCAGCAGCATCTTCGACGGCGGCCAGGTGGGCAACAGCCAGGTGTGGGGGGCGTGCCACCTGCCCACCCGGACCCCGCCCGACCAGGCCTACGGTGCCCCGCCTGCCTACATGGGGGGCGTGGGCCAGATGGAGAGCGtgctccctcctccccccgacGGCTCCAAGGCGCCTGGCTACCGCTGCGCCACCCAGAGGATCGTCAGCAGCCCCATGG GCGTGCACCCCATGGACCCCTCGGGAAACTCCATCTCCACCTCGGCTGCGCTGACCAGCTTTGCCACCAGCATCTCGGGCAGCCCCGTCTTCCTGCAGGGCCCCGCCCCCGTGGGCACGCCTTCCTTCAGCCGCCAGCACTTCTCGCCACACCCCTGGAGCGCTTCCACTTCCT GTGAGTCCCCAGTGCCCTCTGTGTCCTCCGGGGCCTCGTCCCCGCTGTCGGTCTCCGCGGCCGCGCCGGCGATGATCCAGGCCAAGCCCAGCGGCTCGGGCCAGCAGGACCGCAAGGTTCCGCCGCCCATCGGCACCGAGCGCCTGGCCCGGATCCGGCAGACGGGCTCCGTCAACCCCGCCATGCTCACCACCAGCTACACTGCGCCTGTCGGGCAGGGCGGCATCTGGTCATTCGGCGTTGGGAGTGCCTCCG AGGCGATGTCGGGCTGGTCGCAGCCCCTGATCAGCAGCCACCTGCTGCACCAGCAGCTGCCGGAGCAGTCGGCCTTCTCCCAGCACCAGCCCATGGAGCGCGACGACACCGGCATCGTGGCGCCTTCCAACACCTTCCCCCAGCCCGTGCCCAGCAGCTTCATGGACTTCCCCAAG